From a single Nicotiana tomentosiformis chromosome 2, ASM39032v3, whole genome shotgun sequence genomic region:
- the LOC104102894 gene encoding NAC domain-containing protein 92 gives METVCGFEGHEEEMELPPGFRFHPTDEELITYYLAPKVLDCNFSAKAIGEVDLNKVEPWDLPWKAKMGEKEWYFFCIRDKKYPTGQRTNRATEAGYWKATGKDREIFRSKTLVGMKKTLVFYKGRAPRGDKTNWVMHEYRLDGKYSVHNLPKSAQNECVICRIFKKSSGGKKIAISSLIRNNNMTESPRSSNLPPLMEMSPYNNQITTTTRSSGETSNSHVTCFSDSVEDQKPQIHHPLACSPASVDFPKYPSNIPNQVMQPYVENFQYADSGLMQDNSILRFLLENNNYGSESKQNNHMRGYEDHNDFNISSAGPVDLDCLWNY, from the exons ATGGAGACTGTGTGTGGATTCGAAGGACATGAAGAAGAAATGGAATTGCCCCCTGGTTTTCGTTTTCATCCAACAGATGAAGAGCTTATCACATATTATTTAGCCCCTAAGGTTCTTGATTGCAACTTTAGCGCTAAAGCTATTGGTGAGGTGGATTTGAACAAAGTTGAACCTTGGGATTTGCCAT GGAAGGCAAAAATGGGTGAAAAAGAGTGGTACTTTTTCTGTATTAGGGACAAGAAATATCCGACAGGGCAGAGGACAAACAGAGCAACAGAAGCAGGGTATTGGAAGGCAACAGGCAAAGATAGGGAGATATTCAGGTCAAAAACATTGGTTGGTATGAAGAAAACTCTGGTTTTCTACAAAGGAAGAGCACCTAGAGGAGATAAAACCAATTGGGTCATGCATGAATATAGATTAGATGGCAAATATTCAGTCCACAACCTTCCTAAATCTGCCCAG AATGAATGTGTGATATGCAGAATTTTCAAGAAGAGTTCAGGAGGGAAAAAGATAGCAATCTCAAGTCTAATCAGAAACAACAATATGACAGAAAGTCCACGGTCCTCAAATTTGCCACCATTAATGGAAATGTCACCATATAATAATCAGATTACAACAACAACGAGAAGTAGTGGAGAGACGAGTAATTCTCATGTGACCTGCTTCTCCGATTCAGTGGAGGACCAAAAACCTCAAATACATCATCCTCTGGCTTGTTCCCCTGCTTCTGTTGATTTCCCAAAATACCCTTCAAATATACCAAACCAAGTAATGCAACCCTACGTTGAAAATTTCCAATATGCAGATTCTGGACTGATGCAAGATAATTCTATATTGAGGTTTTTGCTAGAGAACAACAATTACGGGTCAGAATCAAAACAGAACAATCATATGAGAGGTTACGAGGATCATAATGACTTCAATATCAGTTCAGCTGGGCCAGTGGACCTTGATTGTCTCTGGAATTATTGA